A single genomic interval of Clostridium facile harbors:
- a CDS encoding MinD/ParA family ATP-binding protein gives MDAQGGTLHQTQEVDGAEVAVVDTPGALQEALADWLKEADVVVIPTRTTSRDIEPLMRMRKAVFKHSRAKIVYVMNGWNRFKASRDFMEWFNGLAGTQTVVTLPQSEAFVQAGAAEQSVVEYDKRGKAARATMELVNTVREAAGFPME, from the coding sequence TTGGACGCGCAGGGAGGCACGCTGCATCAGACGCAGGAAGTCGACGGAGCCGAGGTCGCCGTGGTGGATACGCCGGGAGCCTTGCAGGAGGCGCTGGCTGACTGGCTGAAGGAGGCGGACGTGGTGGTGATTCCGACGCGCACGACGTCGAGGGACATCGAGCCGCTGATGCGGATGCGGAAGGCCGTGTTCAAGCACAGCAGGGCGAAAATCGTCTACGTGATGAACGGCTGGAACCGATTCAAGGCGTCCCGCGATTTCATGGAGTGGTTTAATGGGCTGGCCGGCACGCAGACCGTGGTCACGTTGCCCCAGTCCGAGGCGTTCGTTCAGGCTGGTGCCGCCGAGCAGTCCGTGGTCGAGTACGACAAGCGCGGGAAGGCTGCGAGGGCGACCATGGAGCTGGTGAACACGGTGCGGGAGGCTGCGGGGTTCCCGATGGAATAG
- a CDS encoding recombinase family protein, translating into MNCLARSKKFKRNDNNLAIAYYRFSSHSQNEASIDQQKELAHAWADAHGLTIVKEYEDAAISGTKEDRPGFQLMLSEVAKIRPSTLIMWKTDRLGRDKYVLAMAKKEIRDAGCEIHLLAENIPTEGPEGILIEGLMDAMAEYYSRQLSQNIQRGMDYNAQHALFNGHKVFGYGVDRQTKKYVVDEDTAPFVQRMFAEYAAGKAMQEICDEFNAQGLRTTRGAKFGVKTMNKMLQNRAYIGEYHHGDIAVPDGMPALVDVNTFNEVQARFALNKRKGSQRAHGKDDAEAPRYWLTGKLFCGECGASMQGVHGTSKTGRKYYYYYCKAQRAKQCDKKIRKEQVEELVTILLRGLLDDTENLASLAVDAAAYYRDNYRNTHYLDGLEAKRREVEKSTANLLKVIEKGVLSDAVTDRLVQLEEQKNALDEAIKAEHVRAALFEDEHSIQAYFDKFMRADFDNPETRDAVMEYFVDKIYLYDDKLVATFFYSEDRTEISWDELGDLVICPFVKGEAAEFDCFPFGSTTTNKSEPCAGWRWVRIYCFL; encoded by the coding sequence GTGAACTGTTTGGCAAGAAGCAAGAAATTCAAGCGGAACGACAACAACCTCGCCATCGCGTACTATCGCTTCTCCTCGCATTCGCAGAACGAGGCGAGTATCGACCAGCAGAAGGAGCTCGCCCATGCGTGGGCGGACGCTCACGGGCTGACCATCGTGAAGGAGTACGAGGACGCGGCCATATCCGGCACCAAGGAAGACCGACCGGGATTCCAGCTGATGCTGTCGGAGGTCGCGAAAATCCGTCCGAGTACGCTCATCATGTGGAAGACCGACAGGCTGGGGCGCGATAAGTACGTGCTGGCGATGGCGAAGAAGGAAATCCGCGACGCGGGGTGCGAGATACACCTGCTGGCGGAGAACATCCCGACGGAGGGACCCGAGGGCATCCTCATCGAGGGGCTGATGGACGCCATGGCGGAGTATTACAGCCGCCAGCTCTCCCAGAACATACAGCGAGGGATGGACTACAACGCCCAGCACGCCCTGTTCAACGGGCACAAGGTGTTCGGGTACGGCGTGGACAGGCAGACCAAGAAGTACGTCGTGGACGAGGACACGGCTCCGTTCGTGCAGCGGATGTTCGCCGAGTACGCGGCGGGCAAGGCCATGCAGGAGATATGCGACGAGTTCAACGCGCAGGGGCTGCGGACGACCCGGGGCGCCAAGTTCGGCGTCAAGACCATGAACAAGATGCTCCAAAATCGAGCCTACATAGGCGAGTATCACCATGGCGACATCGCGGTCCCGGACGGGATGCCGGCACTGGTCGACGTGAACACGTTCAACGAGGTGCAGGCGCGGTTCGCGCTGAACAAGCGAAAGGGGTCGCAGAGGGCTCACGGCAAGGACGATGCCGAGGCTCCGCGCTACTGGCTGACGGGCAAGCTGTTCTGCGGCGAGTGCGGCGCGAGCATGCAGGGCGTGCACGGAACGAGCAAGACGGGTCGGAAATATTATTACTACTATTGCAAAGCCCAGAGGGCGAAGCAGTGCGACAAGAAGATACGCAAGGAGCAGGTCGAGGAGCTGGTGACGATACTGCTGCGGGGGCTGCTGGACGATACCGAGAACCTCGCGTCGCTGGCGGTGGACGCCGCCGCGTATTATCGGGATAACTACAGGAACACGCATTACCTCGACGGCTTGGAGGCCAAGCGCCGGGAGGTGGAGAAGTCCACGGCGAACCTGCTGAAGGTCATCGAGAAGGGCGTCCTGAGCGATGCCGTGACCGACAGGTTGGTGCAGTTGGAGGAGCAGAAGAATGCTCTGGATGAGGCGATAAAGGCCGAGCACGTGCGTGCCGCGCTGTTCGAGGACGAGCATAGCATCCAAGCCTATTTCGACAAGTTCATGCGCGCGGACTTCGACAACCCCGAGACGCGCGATGCGGTGATGGAGTATTTCGTCGATAAGATTTATCTGTACGACGACAAGCTCGTGGCGACGTTCTTCTATTCGGAGGACAGGACCGAGATAAGCTGGGATGAGCTAGGGGACTTGGTGATTTGCCCTTTTGTTAAAGGGGAAGCCGCCGAGTTCGACTGCTTCCCCTTTGGCTCCACCACAACGAATAAATCCGAACCTTGTGCCGGTTGGCGATGGGTTCGGATTTATTGTTTTCTATGA
- a CDS encoding AraC family transcriptional regulator has translation MAINMHTYIQLAHKQMDQYHQYHEHFSQQTTNEYDTIKQQNLSRGYHTIEDSQWFVHGLEAIVTLHDYRYTNTNHGYPHNHDFFEMSYVYQGNFYNQINQEQEIIQPSNTLALLSPNAIHSCCIKKETDIVFNILMKRSLVEEIFLRMLSENTILFRFFMDSIYNVHQNQSYLMFQCNDHLTNLVQEIIQEHFDQKEFKETIIVAKLIQLFAELSRIYSQQIEQFQTLSRHDKNTKEMMDYIQKNYATISLESLSEAFHYSTEYTSRTIKKQTGQTFSNIIRQIRLEKSCYYLANSDLPVEQIVEIIGYHDIRHFYKIFKKEYQISPIQYREQARKNGFFLPKQPAFEAIAE, from the coding sequence ATGGCAATTAATATGCATACTTATATTCAGTTAGCACATAAACAGATGGACCAATACCATCAGTATCATGAACATTTTTCACAACAAACTACCAATGAATACGATACTATAAAACAGCAAAATTTATCACGGGGTTACCATACAATTGAGGATAGTCAATGGTTTGTTCATGGACTTGAAGCAATTGTAACACTACATGATTACCGGTATACCAATACCAATCATGGCTACCCACATAATCATGATTTTTTTGAAATGAGCTATGTTTATCAAGGGAATTTTTATAATCAGATCAACCAGGAACAGGAAATTATACAGCCCAGCAATACTCTGGCATTGCTTAGTCCAAACGCCATCCATAGTTGTTGCATTAAAAAGGAAACCGATATTGTGTTTAATATTTTGATGAAGCGTAGCCTGGTAGAGGAAATCTTTTTGCGGATGTTATCGGAAAACACCATTCTATTCCGTTTTTTTATGGATTCCATTTATAATGTACATCAAAACCAATCCTATTTGATGTTCCAATGCAATGACCATTTGACCAATCTGGTACAAGAAATTATTCAAGAACATTTTGACCAGAAAGAATTTAAAGAAACCATTATTGTAGCAAAATTAATCCAGCTATTCGCGGAACTCTCTCGTATTTATTCACAACAAATCGAACAATTTCAGACCCTCTCTCGGCATGATAAAAACACAAAAGAGATGATGGATTACATCCAAAAAAACTATGCAACTATTTCATTGGAATCCCTCTCTGAAGCATTCCATTATTCTACAGAATATACTTCTCGTACGATAAAAAAACAAACTGGCCAAACATTTAGCAATATTATCCGGCAGATACGATTGGAAAAATCCTGCTATTACCTTGCGAATTCTGACCTTCCAGTGGAACAGATAGTAGAAATTATTGGGTATCATGATATCCGTCATTTTTATAAAATCTTTAAAAAGGAATATCAGATTTCGCCAATTCAATACCGGGAACAAGCCAGAAAAAATGGATTTTTTTTGCCCAAACAACCTGCGTTTGAAGCGATAGCTGAATAA
- a CDS encoding glycosyl hydrolase, producing MKLWKKGMSALLAAVMVASVTATVVPASAETQGFAAEFSSPEGNQSKLKTRYWMPGAWAASSEEGLQEIRREIKEMADAGYGGIELADVRSLTETEQDTLEAGNEDGSFLYGSKNWQKVLLTVLQAAKDYGLQVDITLGPHWPVSSNEITPNDDEAAQELTYGIQKIAPGESFSGIIDPVSVTTDSPVIQNKLKGVYVAKLVKEGTAKVVQGMFNSNLVDREQYTLDKDTYQEITNTDAVNKENFNVTYTNDTEDTYVLISVYSRGTGQSVDGSYQFMDYTDTTKDTGKSCWVVDHLSVAGAETITNYLDNTLFTDEIKQLLREVGGYFFEDSLELKGLTAWSTNMEEEFQNNCGYSVQESLPFVMGLDKAENDSGEQAIFVFDEDEDNFVGRVRQDYLDTQSDMIIENRIQTFSNWANETYGMGYRMQAYGAIVDSGKASAYIDIPEGEPLTFTNESDRYRLMAAGRDMGGKQLLSNEIGASFTYGSCYAYPYDDLLATMNRNMAAGVNQNMLHGYSYAFSPEVQWPGYHAFGTGTSGPWSSRMPSWENVNDITGYINRTQYVLQQGVQKTDIAIYRQEYNAAIWQKGVTEFYYDDGLLADAGYSYQFYTPGLFELDSAIVKDGVLNPEGPGYRAMLVDNTTDKKSDPLDSMPIDIIKNMTTYAQAGLPIVFIGNLPTHGLYEGETDAEFAQALNELLACDTVLQVASYADVPAALEKFNVSPAAEFTTPIDDVQTIRRQEGNSNYYYFFNSSAQLSQSSVTTGTGKDESFTVNLTGSGVPYLLNSWTGEVTPITNYTKTETGAQVSIDLPDSDTTIIAMASEEDMGVAAPKSNVIYENNIDTSYNNGALEGKVTANGNYHALLEDGTIYNGTVADVPAAQELTDWNLTVESWTAGEGNALATNKEIIEVGKTDLVPWSEIEAVGGNVSGIGTYHTTFTLDSTNEKLGAYLKLEDLSDTYSIIINGQEIDTCDQIDYVVDLKDYVKPGENTLEIRVASLLANAIGKSVNSGLMGKVTIQPYATVTLSSETPDPTPSEPSEPENPSSKPSDPSSGDGGSSNGGSGNGGHVQTGDVLPIAGALALLGASAAAVVGIRRKRNH from the coding sequence ATGAAACTATGGAAAAAAGGGATGTCGGCTCTGCTTGCGGCTGTTATGGTAGCATCCGTTACCGCAACAGTGGTTCCAGCTTCCGCTGAAACACAGGGCTTCGCAGCAGAATTTTCCTCCCCAGAGGGAAATCAATCCAAATTGAAAACAAGATATTGGATGCCAGGGGCATGGGCTGCTTCCAGTGAAGAAGGCTTACAGGAAATTCGACGTGAAATCAAAGAAATGGCGGATGCGGGCTATGGTGGTATTGAACTTGCTGACGTGCGCAGCTTAACAGAAACAGAGCAGGATACACTAGAAGCTGGAAATGAGGATGGAAGTTTTCTCTATGGTTCAAAAAACTGGCAAAAGGTTTTGTTGACTGTATTACAGGCAGCAAAAGACTACGGTCTCCAGGTGGATATTACTCTTGGGCCACATTGGCCGGTTTCTTCTAACGAAATCACTCCAAATGATGACGAAGCTGCTCAAGAGTTAACCTATGGGATTCAGAAAATAGCGCCAGGTGAAAGCTTCTCCGGTATAATTGACCCAGTTAGTGTTACAACTGACAGCCCAGTGATTCAAAATAAACTGAAAGGTGTTTATGTTGCTAAATTAGTAAAAGAAGGTACTGCAAAAGTCGTACAGGGGATGTTCAATTCCAATCTGGTAGATCGAGAACAGTACACTTTGGATAAAGATACTTATCAGGAAATCACCAATACCGATGCGGTGAATAAAGAAAACTTTAACGTTACTTATACCAATGATACAGAAGATACCTATGTTTTAATCTCTGTTTACAGCCGTGGTACAGGGCAATCAGTAGACGGAAGCTACCAGTTTATGGATTATACGGATACTACCAAAGATACAGGAAAATCCTGCTGGGTAGTAGACCATCTTTCTGTAGCGGGTGCGGAAACAATTACCAATTATTTGGACAATACGTTATTCACAGACGAAATTAAACAACTGCTCCGTGAAGTTGGTGGTTATTTCTTTGAGGATTCTTTGGAGTTAAAAGGGCTGACCGCATGGTCCACCAACATGGAAGAAGAATTCCAAAACAATTGTGGATATAGTGTACAGGAATCCCTCCCATTTGTAATGGGGTTGGATAAAGCGGAAAACGATAGTGGTGAACAGGCTATTTTCGTATTTGATGAAGATGAGGATAATTTTGTTGGAAGAGTCCGCCAGGATTATCTGGACACCCAGAGTGATATGATCATTGAAAATCGTATTCAGACTTTCTCCAATTGGGCTAACGAAACTTATGGTATGGGTTACCGTATGCAGGCTTACGGCGCGATTGTTGATTCCGGTAAAGCCAGCGCGTATATTGATATTCCAGAAGGGGAACCATTGACCTTTACCAATGAATCCGACCGTTACCGCTTAATGGCGGCAGGACGTGATATGGGTGGAAAACAGCTGCTTTCCAACGAAATAGGCGCATCCTTTACTTATGGTAGTTGCTACGCCTACCCATATGATGACCTATTGGCAACCATGAATCGAAATATGGCGGCAGGGGTAAACCAGAATATGCTCCACGGCTATTCCTATGCCTTCTCCCCAGAAGTGCAGTGGCCAGGTTACCACGCATTTGGAACTGGAACCTCTGGACCATGGAGTTCCCGTATGCCATCTTGGGAAAATGTCAACGATATTACCGGTTATATTAACCGCACCCAATATGTATTGCAACAGGGCGTGCAAAAAACGGATATTGCCATTTACCGCCAGGAATACAATGCGGCTATTTGGCAAAAAGGCGTAACAGAGTTCTATTATGACGATGGCCTATTGGCTGATGCGGGTTATTCTTATCAGTTCTATACTCCAGGTTTGTTTGAGCTGGATTCCGCTATCGTAAAAGACGGTGTGTTAAATCCAGAAGGTCCTGGTTATCGTGCGATGTTAGTTGATAACACTACAGATAAAAAGAGCGATCCATTGGATTCTATGCCAATTGATATTATCAAAAATATGACAACCTATGCACAGGCAGGATTGCCAATTGTCTTTATTGGAAATTTGCCAACCCATGGCCTATATGAAGGAGAAACGGATGCTGAATTTGCCCAGGCGTTAAATGAACTGCTGGCTTGTGATACGGTTTTACAGGTAGCTAGCTATGCAGATGTTCCAGCAGCTCTGGAAAAATTTAATGTATCCCCAGCAGCGGAATTTACTACTCCTATTGATGATGTACAAACCATCCGCCGCCAGGAAGGAAATTCCAACTACTATTACTTCTTCAACTCCAGTGCCCAACTAAGCCAAAGTTCTGTTACCACTGGCACTGGTAAAGATGAAAGCTTTACCGTAAATCTGACGGGGTCTGGCGTTCCGTACCTGTTGAATTCTTGGACAGGGGAAGTAACACCAATTACCAACTACACCAAAACAGAAACCGGTGCCCAGGTTAGTATTGACCTTCCAGATAGCGACACTACCATTATAGCGATGGCTTCTGAAGAAGATATGGGCGTTGCGGCACCAAAATCCAATGTGATTTATGAAAATAATATCGATACTAGCTATAACAATGGAGCCCTAGAAGGAAAAGTTACCGCAAATGGCAACTACCATGCCCTTCTGGAAGATGGAACCATTTATAATGGAACTGTAGCAGATGTCCCAGCGGCACAGGAACTGACCGATTGGAACCTCACAGTAGAGAGTTGGACAGCAGGGGAAGGCAATGCCCTGGCAACCAACAAAGAAATTATTGAGGTAGGCAAAACAGATTTGGTTCCTTGGTCTGAAATTGAGGCTGTAGGCGGGAATGTTTCGGGTATTGGAACCTATCACACCACCTTTACCCTGGATTCCACCAATGAAAAACTTGGCGCATATTTGAAACTGGAAGATTTGAGCGACACCTATTCTATTATCATCAATGGTCAAGAAATTGATACTTGTGACCAGATTGATTATGTAGTAGATTTGAAAGACTATGTAAAACCAGGTGAAAATACTTTGGAAATCAGAGTAGCTTCCCTGTTAGCGAATGCAATTGGAAAATCCGTTAATAGCGGTTTGATGGGCAAAGTGACCATTCAGCCATATGCAACCGTTACATTGTCCAGTGAAACCCCGGATCCAACTCCGTCTGAACCTTCTGAACCAGAAAATCCATCTTCCAAACCATCCGACCCATCCAGTGGTGATGGTGGAAGCAGCAATGGCGGCAGTGGAAATGGCGGTCATGTACAAACAGGCGATGTTCTTCCAATCGCAGGGGCATTGGCATTGTTGGGCGCATCCGCGGCAGCTGTAGTTGGCATCCGCAGAAAGCGCAATCATTAA
- a CDS encoding helix-turn-helix domain-containing protein, with the protein MEQKEQQKLKKIIVTRYGSIQDFSEKNDIPPSVLEKIYKKGAGNLGITTARKLCNSLGIDLDALAEGKVKQRKPRNNRTNFLSQNNP; encoded by the coding sequence ATGGAGCAAAAAGAACAGCAAAAATTAAAAAAGATTATTGTAACCCGTTATGGGAGTATCCAAGATTTTTCAGAAAAAAACGATATTCCTCCTTCTGTGTTGGAAAAAATATACAAAAAAGGAGCTGGAAATTTAGGAATTACTACAGCTAGAAAGCTCTGTAATAGTTTAGGAATTGACTTGGATGCTCTGGCGGAGGGAAAGGTAAAACAACGGAAACCCCGAAACAACAGAACGAATTTCCTTTCTCAAAATAATCCATAA
- a CDS encoding desulfoferrodoxin family protein, producing MKQRFFICEHCGNIVTLVEDKGVPVVCCGQKMTELVPGSVDAAVEKHVPVVTVNGNIVTVSVGSTPHPMAEEHYITWVAVETKHGFQIRHLAPGESTTANFAVVPGDKLVTAYAYCNLHGLWKADAE from the coding sequence ATGAAACAAAGATTTTTTATTTGTGAACACTGTGGTAATATTGTTACTTTGGTAGAGGATAAAGGGGTTCCAGTTGTTTGTTGTGGGCAAAAAATGACTGAGCTGGTTCCTGGTTCTGTGGACGCTGCTGTGGAAAAACACGTTCCTGTTGTAACAGTAAATGGGAATATTGTTACAGTATCAGTTGGTTCCACACCACATCCAATGGCAGAAGAACACTATATTACATGGGTAGCGGTGGAAACCAAACACGGCTTCCAAATCCGGCATTTAGCACCAGGCGAAAGTACCACTGCCAATTTTGCGGTTGTGCCAGGGGATAAGCTGGTTACTGCTTACGCTTATTGTAACCTTCACGGTTTGTGGAAAGCGGATGCAGAATAA
- a CDS encoding nucleoside hydrolase, whose amino-acid sequence MKLPVLLDCDPGIDDAVAIAVLAAAEQIDLKAITTCAGNQLPSKTYANARNLLYLMGKEQIPVYQGAQKPLYRELLIAGDIHGDTGLGEVVLEQSPAPHTNKSAIQLMGELVAETPGIIIAATGPLTNIAIFLAAYPELKQNIQRIVLMGGAYYGGNLTPCAEFNIAVDPEAAKLVFESGVPIEMFGLDVTRQAQFYQEDIQRLSQLGNRTGKLLAKMVAFHGVHSLQPVLAPPDHVEGMHMHDPCVAAYLLQPELFTMVPVNVAVETKGEYTAGCTVVDYYHKTGRTPNANVAFAVDRKKFVDLVCNQVAKLK is encoded by the coding sequence ATGAAACTTCCTGTTTTGCTAGATTGTGATCCAGGAATTGACGATGCTGTCGCCATAGCGGTACTGGCAGCAGCAGAACAGATTGACCTAAAGGCGATTACTACCTGTGCAGGGAACCAGCTACCCTCCAAAACCTATGCCAATGCCCGCAACCTATTGTATTTGATGGGAAAAGAGCAAATTCCAGTATATCAAGGGGCACAAAAACCTCTTTACCGTGAACTGTTGATTGCGGGGGATATTCATGGAGATACCGGCTTGGGGGAGGTTGTGCTGGAACAAAGTCCAGCACCTCATACCAATAAATCTGCCATACAGTTAATGGGAGAATTGGTGGCAGAAACTCCTGGAATTATCATAGCAGCCACAGGGCCATTAACCAATATTGCGATTTTTTTAGCTGCTTATCCTGAATTAAAACAGAATATCCAGCGTATTGTATTAATGGGAGGAGCCTACTATGGTGGAAATTTAACTCCCTGTGCGGAATTTAATATAGCAGTGGATCCGGAAGCTGCAAAACTTGTATTTGAAAGCGGAGTGCCCATTGAGATGTTTGGATTGGATGTCACTCGCCAGGCACAATTTTATCAGGAGGATATCCAGCGGCTGAGCCAGCTGGGCAACCGTACCGGGAAGCTGCTGGCGAAAATGGTGGCGTTCCATGGCGTCCATTCACTGCAACCAGTTCTGGCTCCGCCAGACCATGTGGAAGGAATGCACATGCATGACCCCTGCGTGGCAGCCTATTTACTCCAGCCGGAACTGTTTACAATGGTACCGGTAAATGTAGCGGTGGAAACAAAAGGGGAATATACGGCAGGATGTACTGTTGTAGACTATTATCATAAAACCGGCCGCACCCCTAACGCTAATGTGGCGTTTGCGGTGGACCGAAAAAAATTTGTCGATTTAGTGTGTAATCAGGTTGCGAAACTGAAGTGA
- a CDS encoding ribokinase, translated as MIQLKLLNFGSLNIDYVYSLDHLVLPGETISSNRRDIFCGGKGLNQSIAFAKAGAKVYHAGKVGQDGKLLLDVLERHGVDCSYVQTIEGASGHTIIQVDRKGENSIILYGGANRMITPEDVTEVLSHFTAGDVVVLQNEISSLKEIILQAHDKGMKIIFNPAPFEQKLLEYPLEYIDLLIVNEVEGGQCSGKTEPKEILTTLYNRYHTAVLLTLGKEGAMYYDGDDMESHPIYPSNVVDTTAAGDTFTGYFSNALLTGSTPKQALELASKASSITVSRFGAADSIPYYAEIQEQFGE; from the coding sequence GTGATACAATTGAAACTGTTGAATTTTGGTTCTTTAAATATTGATTATGTGTATTCTTTGGATCATTTGGTGCTGCCAGGAGAAACCATCAGCTCCAACCGAAGAGATATTTTCTGCGGCGGAAAAGGGCTGAATCAGTCCATCGCATTCGCAAAAGCCGGCGCAAAGGTTTACCATGCTGGAAAAGTTGGACAGGATGGCAAACTTCTTTTAGATGTACTGGAACGGCATGGGGTGGATTGCAGTTATGTCCAAACCATTGAAGGCGCTTCCGGTCATACCATTATTCAGGTGGACAGGAAAGGGGAAAACAGTATTATCCTATATGGGGGAGCCAATCGGATGATAACACCAGAAGATGTCACCGAAGTCCTTTCTCACTTTACAGCAGGGGATGTGGTCGTTCTGCAAAACGAGATTTCCTCTTTAAAAGAAATCATCCTCCAGGCGCATGATAAAGGAATGAAAATTATCTTCAATCCCGCCCCATTTGAGCAAAAGTTGCTAGAGTATCCTCTGGAATATATCGACCTGTTGATTGTCAATGAGGTGGAAGGCGGACAGTGTTCTGGCAAAACCGAACCAAAAGAGATTTTAACTACCTTATATAACCGCTACCATACAGCGGTGTTGCTCACCTTGGGGAAAGAGGGAGCAATGTACTATGACGGGGATGATATGGAATCTCATCCAATCTACCCATCTAATGTGGTGGATACCACCGCGGCGGGGGATACCTTTACCGGCTATTTCTCTAACGCCCTGCTCACTGGCTCCACGCCAAAACAGGCGCTGGAATTGGCATCAAAAGCTTCCTCTATTACGGTATCTCGCTTTGGCGCAGCGGATTCGATTCCGTATTACGCAGAAATTCAAGAACAGTTTGGAGAATAA
- a CDS encoding C-GCAxxG-C-C family protein, with the protein MDRVQKALDLFYIGYNCSQSVFAAFSDLFGIPEQQALLLSSGFGAGMGGLREKCGAVTGMFLLAGLAHDGYDRTDIQSKKELYDWIKQLDQEFTQKMGTTCCRELLTNAKCLVKENPSERDEKYYQKRPCALFVETAAKMVQEHLLPHLKEEKA; encoded by the coding sequence ATGGACCGTGTACAAAAAGCATTGGATTTATTTTATATAGGTTACAATTGTAGCCAGTCTGTTTTTGCGGCATTTAGTGACCTGTTTGGCATTCCAGAACAGCAAGCATTATTATTATCTTCTGGTTTTGGTGCCGGTATGGGCGGCCTGCGGGAAAAATGTGGCGCTGTTACCGGAATGTTTCTGTTGGCAGGGCTAGCACATGATGGCTATGACCGTACAGACATCCAATCCAAAAAAGAACTTTATGATTGGATCAAACAGTTGGATCAGGAGTTCACACAAAAAATGGGTACTACTTGTTGTCGAGAACTGCTTACCAACGCCAAATGCCTTGTGAAAGAGAACCCATCCGAACGAGATGAAAAATATTATCAAAAACGTCCTTGCGCTTTGTTTGTAGAAACTGCCGCAAAGATGGTACAGGAACATTTGCTTCCACACTTAAAAGAAGAAAAAGCTTAA